Part of the Sphingomonadaceae bacterium OTU29LAMAA1 genome, TCTGGCCATCGATCAGCTGGTCGAGCATCGACCATCTCGGTCAATGGAAGCTGCTGCAATATGAGGCGAAGCGTGCCTTCGCCCCACAGGCGATCGTCGCCGAGCATCGCGGCGATGCGACCCGCGTCGTGCTGGTGTCCGACGCCACCACGCCCATCGCAGCCAAATGGCGCATCACCGTCCGCGACATGACCGGCGCGACGCTCGGCACGAGAGAGGCGGACGTCACCCTCGCTCCGCTCAGCGCGGCAACGGTCGCCACGATCCCCGACGCCGACCTGTTCGGATCGGCCGATCCGGCGAAGAGCTATGCCGTCGCCGAACTGCTGATCGACGACCGCTCGATCAGCCGGGCCATGATCGAGCGTTTGCTGCCCAAGGACATGGCGTATCCCGATCCTGCCCTCACCCTCCGCCGCAGCGGCGACAAGGCCACGATCACCGCAAAGAACCTCGCCCGCGCGGTGATGATCGACATGGGCGACCAGCCGGGACAGGCGAGCGACAGCGGCTTCGACCTGCTGCCGGGCGAGAGCGTCACGGTGACGCTAACCGGCAAGCAGATGCCGATCTTGCGGACGCTGGCGCGATGATCCTCCAGCGCCAGCCTGCCTCAGCCTGCGGCGGCTTTGGTCTCCTCCACGCTGGCAGACGGACCGGTCCGATCCGGCAAGCCCTCTGTTCTTCTCTCCGCGCCTCCGCGCCTTCTTGCGAACACATCTTCCCTTTTCGCGTCGTCGCGTCTTCGCGTGACGCCGCCCTTCTTCCAAGCACCACGCCAGAACAGGGACCGACCGCATGATCCCCGCCCTCCTCCTGCTCGCGCAGGCAGCAGATCCGGTCACCGCCGCGATCGCCGCGATGTCGCCCGAGCAGAAGGCCGCGCAGCTGCAAAGCACCGCGCCCGCGGACGCGCAGGCCGGCCTGCCTGCCTACGACTGGTGGAACGAAGGGCTGCACGGCCTCGCCCGCAACGGCCACGCCACCGTATTCCCGCAGGCGATCGGCCTCGCCGCGACGTGGGATGTCGACCTGATCGAGCGCGTCGGTACGGTCGTCTCGACCGAGGCGCGTGCGAAATTCAACGCACAGCCCGCCGGCGCCGACCGCCGTATCTATCAGGGCCTCACCATCTGGTCGCCCAACATCAACATCTTCCGTGATCCGCGCTGGGGCCGCGGGCAGGAAACCTATGGCGAGGACCCGTATCTCACAGGCAAGCTCGGCGTCGCGTTCGTCCAGGGCCTGCAAGGTCCCGACCCGCTGCATCCGCGCGTCATCGCCACCCCCAAGCACCTCGCCGTCCACAGCGGCCCGGAAGCCGGTCGCGACGGCTTCGACGTCGATCCAAGCCCCCGCGATCTGGAGGCGACCTACCTCCCCGCGTTCCGCCGTGTCGTGACCGAGGGCAAGGCGCTGTCGCTGATGTGCGCCTACAACAGCATCCACGGCGTCCCCGCCTGCGCGTCGTCCGCGCTGATGAACGATCGCATCCGCGGCGCGTGGGGCTTCACCGGCTTTACCGTGTCGGATTGCGACGCGGTGTCGAACATTCACGCCTTTCACCATTACACCCTCGATGCCGCCGGTGCCGCCGCCGCCGGGATCAAGGGCGGCACCGACCTCAATTGCGGCACCGCCTATGCCGCCCTGCCGCAGGCGCTGGCCAAGGGCCTGGTCAGCCAGACCGAGGTCGACACCGCGCTCACCCGCGCGTTGCGCGCGCGGCAAGCGCTCGGCATCGCGTTCGGCGCGACCAGCCCGTGGTCGCGGATCAAGGCCGCGGAGGTCGCCACCCCCGCGCATCGCGCCACCGCGCTGGAGGCCGGTCGAAAATCGATTGTCCTGCTCCAGAACAACGCCGGTCGCCTGCCGCTGAAGCCGGGCGCGCGGATCGCGGTGATCGGCGCCGATGCCGATGATCTCGGCGTGCTGCAGGGCAATTACCACGGCACCGCAAGGAACCCCGTCACCCCGCTCGACGGCATCCGCGCGCGCTTCGGCCCTGCCAACGTGACCTATGCGCAAGGGTCGCTGCTCGCCGACGGAGCGGCGGTCGTCGTGCCAGAGACCGCGCTGCGCAGCGACGGCAAGCCCGGCCTTCGCGGCACCTACACCGCGAACGGCGCACCGCTCGTCCGTCAGGACCGGCGCATCGACCTCGATCTCAACCGTGCCCCGCCCGCGCCCGGTTTTCCCGCCACCGGCTACACCGCGCACTGGACGGGCGAGTTCGCCCCCCCCGGTCCCGGTCGGTACCGCCTGATCCTCGACCAGTCGCCATGCTGGAAGGATTGCACCGTTCACGATCGCGCGCGCCTGACACTCGGCGGCAAGGTGCTGCACGACGGCGACCTGCCGAAAGGGCGCGTCGAGCTGATGGTCGACAGCGACGGCAGCCCGCAGGCCATCGACCTGCGACTGGAACACCGGTCCGAGGACGAAAGCTTCCGCCTGCTCTGGATTCCGCCTGCCGAACCTTTGCTTGCGCAGGCGGTCGCCGCCGCGAACGCTGCCGATGTCGCGGTCGTCGTCGCCGGCCTCTCCCCCGATCTCGAGGGCGAGGCCTTGTCGGTACAGGTTCCCGGCTTCGTCGGCGGCGATCGCACCGACATCGCCCTGCCGCTGCCGCAGCAGCGCCTGCTCGACGCGCTGAAGGCTACGGGCAAGCCGATCGTGCTGGTCCTGACCAGCGGCAGCGCGGTGTCGGTCGATCCTGCATCCGCCGACGCGATCCTCGCCAACTGGTACTCGGGCGAAAGCGGCGGCGCCGCGCTTGCCGACGTGCTGTCGGGCGTCGTCAACCCCGCCGGTCGCCTGCCGGTGACGCTGTACAAGGCGACCACCGACCTGCCCGCCTTCGTCGATTACGGGATGAAGGAGCGGACTTATCGCTATTTCACCGGCACGCCATTGTGGGGGTTCGGCCACGGCCTGAGCTACACCAGCTTCACCTACGCACAACCACGCGGGGCCACGAGCGTCCCGGCTGGTGCGAACCTGACGGTGGAGACGACGCTCACCAACACCGGGTCGCGCGACGGCGAAGAGGTGGTGCAGGCCTATCTCGTGCCCCCCGCGCCCGCCGGACGTCCCGGTTTCACCGACCCGGTGCTGCAACGCCAGCTTGTCGGCTTCCAGCGTATCGCGGTGAAGCGTGGTCGGTCGGCGAAGGTCGCCTTCACCCTCGATCCGCGCAGCATGAGCATCGTCGATCGCGACGGCCGACGCCACGTCGTGCCCGGCGCATACCGGCTGTACGTCGGCGGTGGTCAGCCCGGCGATGGCGCCGGCCAGTGGTTCGATTTCGCCGTGACGGGCGCGGATATGGAGTTGCCGAAGTGAGTCGCCGATCCGACCCGCTGTTCCAACGCACGCAGGAACACGCCACGCCCCTCGACCGCCGCCACTTCCTCGCCGCCACCGCCGCGCTTGCGGCATCGGCGGCGACCCCCGCGTTCGCCGCACCGCGACTCCCCACGAAGCGTCCTGCCCCCGCAGACCGCCGCTTCACCAGCCCGGCGGTCGAACGCGAACTCGCGCGCGTCTCGTCGCAGATCGGCGATCCGAAGCTCCGCTGGATGTTCGGCAATTGCTACCCGAACACGCTCGACACCACCGTCAAACTGACGACGCTGAACGGCCAGCCCGACGCCTTCGTCATCACCGGCGACATTCCCTGCCTGTGGCTGCGCGATTCCTCGGCACAGGTGAAGCCTTACCTTCACCTCGCAAAGGACGCGCCGGAGCTGCGCCGCCTGTTCCACGGCCTGATCGCGCGCCAGTCACGCTGCATCCTGATCGATCCCTACGCCAACGCCTTCATGGAAGACCCGACGGCGAAGTCGAACCTCGAATGGTCGCAGGCGGACGAGACGCTGATGAAGCCGGGTGTCGCCGAGCGGAAGTGGGAGATCGATTCCCTCTGCTATCCGATGCGCCTGGCCCACGGATACTGGCGGGCGACGGGCGACGCGACACCGTTCGACGGGACATGGGCGCAGGCCGCACGCGCCAGCATCGCCACCTTCCGCGAACAACAGCGGAAAAACGGCCCCGGCCCCTACAGCTTCCGCCGCACCGCCAACCAGCCGACCGAAACACTGCTGTGGGGTCACGGCGCACCGACGAGACCGGTCGGCCTGATCCATTCCGGCTTCCGACCCTCGGACGATGCCTGCCTCTATCCCTTCCTGATCCCCAGCAACCTGTTCGCCGTCACCGCCCTGCGCGAACTCGCGATCGTCGCCGGCGAAGCCCGCAAGGACGCCGCACTCGCGCAGCAGGCGATCGACCTTGCCGCAGAGGTCGACGCGGCGCTGAGGCAATATGGCACGATGCGCCTGCGCGATGGCCGCGAGGTCTGGGCCTATGAGGTCGACGGCTTCGGCAACGCGCTGTTCATGGACGACGCCAATGTGCCCAGCCTCTCCGGCCTCGCCTATCTCGGCTGCGTCGCCCCCGCCGACCCGCTGTGGCAGCGCACGCAGGCCGCAGCGTGGAGCGACGCCAATCCGTATTTCTTCAAGGGCACGGCCGGTGAGGGCATCGGCGGACCCCATGTGGGCCTTGGCCAGATCTGGCCGATGTCGCTGACCATCCGCGCGCTGTCGTCGTCCGACGATGCGACGATCCGCGCCTGCCTGAAGACGCTGCGCGATACCGATGGCGGCACGGGGTTCATCCACGAAAGTTTCGATCAGGACGATCCCGCGAAGTTCACGCGGGCATGGTTCGCCTGGGCCAACGGCCTGTTCGGCGAACTGATCGTCCATCTTGCCCGCACCCGCCCCGCTTTGCTGAAGGCGACGCTATGATCTCCCGCCGTACCCTGCTCGCCGGCACGGCCGCCGTCGGCCTGCCGCTTCCCGCCTTCGCCGCGACGCCGGCACCAGCCAAGCCCAATCTGTTCATCGGCACCGGCGGGCACGGCCACACCTACCCCGGCGCGACGCTGCCGTCCGGCATGGTGCAGCTGTCCCCGGACACCGACGTCGAGCGCTGGGACGCCTGTTCAGGCTATCATCGTACCGACACCTCGATCATGGGGTTCAGCCACACCCATCTGTCCGGCACCGGCATCGGCGACATGCTCGACGTGCTGGTGGTGCCGACCCGCGGCCCGGTCCAGTTGCTCCCCGGCCCGCTCGACAATCCCGACGCCGGTTACCGGCAGCGCTTCAGCGCGGAGTTCGCCGAGCCCGGCTATTACCGCGTCGCGCTGGAAAGCGGCGTCCGCGCCGAACTGACCGTCACGGAGCGCACCGGCTATCACCGCTACACCTTCGCCAGGGGCGCAGGGCATATCCTGATCGACCTGTCGCACCTGATCCTCGACAAGACCGACCAGTCGCCGCTGATCACCGATGCCAGCCTGACGCTCGATCGGGACGGCACGCTGACCGGCAGCCGCACCGTCCACCGCTGGGCGAAGGGCCGCCGCATCCACTTCGCGATGCAATTGTCCCGCCAGCCAGATCGCGTGGCCTTCTACGGCGACGAGGATGCGGAACAGCCGGCGGGGACGCGCGGCGTGAAGGGCAATCGGGTGAAGGTCGTCCTGCACTATGACGACGCGGGCGCCGCACCGGTCCTGATCCGTTGCGGCATTTCCGCCGTCGATGTCGCCGGCGCGCGCGCGAACCTCGCCGCCGAGGCGACGACCTGGGACTTCGACGCCGTCCGCCGCGCCGCGCAACGCCGCTGGACACAGGAACTGGGGGCGATTTCGGTCGAGGGCGGCACGGAGGACCAGCGCACGATCCTGTCCTCCGCGCTCTACCACGCACTGCTCGCCCCGACGCTCTTCTCCGACATCGACGGGCGCTACGTCGGGCTGGACAGACAGATTCATAATGTGCCGAAGGGCGACGCCGCCTATAGCAGCCTGTCCCTGTGGGACACGTACCGCGCGCTTCACCCGCTGCTGACGATCGTCGCGCCCGCCAAGGCGCAAAGCATCGTCGCGGACATCATCCGTCAGACGCAGCAGAGCCCCTATGGCCCGCCGGTCTGGCCGCTCCAAGGTGTGGAGACCGGCACGATGATCGGCTGGCACGACGTCTCCGTCCTCGCCGAGGCGCAGGCGAAGGGCATCCGCGCCGACTATGCCGCGGCGTGGCCCGGTATCGCGAAACGCTCGTTCGACTTCACCGCACCCGACCTCGACAACAGCAAGGGCCGCGACCTGTACGACGCGATGGGCTACGTCCCGGCGGACAAGTGGTTCGAAAGCGTCAGCCGGACGCAGGAATATGCCTATGACGACTGGGCCTCGGCCCACCTCGCCCGCGCCGCCGGCAGGACCGCGGAGGCCGACCGCCTGCTCAAGCGATCGGGCAATTGGCGCAACGTCATCGACGGCAAGGCGGGCTTCGCCAAGCCGAAATTTGCCAACGGCCAATGGTGGACGCCCTACGACCCGATCCAGCTCGGCCATATGCCCAAGCCGTGGTGGCGCGATTATACCGAGGCGAACGGATGGCAGGCCACTTTCCTCAACCAGCACGACGTCTATGGCCTGATCGCGCACATGGGCGGCGATGCGGCGTTCGAAGGGCGGCTGGATGCGCTATTCACGGCGCCCTCAACGCTGCCGGACAACGCCCCGCCGGACATCAGCGGCCTCGTCGGACAGTACGCCCACGGCAACGAGCCCAACCACCACGTCGCCTATCTCTACGCCTACACCGGCGCGGCGTGGAAGACGCAGGCGATGATCCGGCGGCTATGCACCGAGATGTACAAAAACGACCCCGACGGCATCATAGGCAACGACGATTGCGGCCAGATGAGCGCGTGGTTCGTGTTGTCGTCGCTCGGCTTCTACCCGGTCGATCCGGTCGAGGCGGTGTACGTCTTCGGATCACCGCTGTTCGAGCGCGCGACGATCACGCTGCCGGCGGGCAAACGGCTGGTGATCGACGCCCCCGGCAATCGGCCCGATACGCCATACGTGCGCAGCGTCCTGCGCAACGGCCGCCCGTGGACGAAGAACTGGATCAGCCACGCCGACCTGATGCAGGGCGGCACGCTGACCTTCACGGTGAGCGCGACACCGGTGAAGAGCTACGGCGCGGCGAAGCCGGATCGTCCGCCGTCGCGTGGGCGCGGGGCGACGTGAGTCCGCTTCGACCCACCGAGCGGCTCCTGCCCTCACCCTTCCGGCGCTGCGCGCCTCCCTCCCTCTCCCATCGGGAGAGGGAAAAGACGCAGAAGGCGGCGCAGGGTGAGGACAGGAGCGAACGGCTTATGATCCTTCCGTTATCCGTCCCGAGCCGCGGCCGGGACAACATGTGGACAATCCAATGATCGCCCTCACCCGCCGCACCCTGATCGCTTCAGGCGTCGCCTCAGGTCTCGCAGCCGGCGCACACCCCGCCATCGCCGCCACCACCGCAGCCCCCAAACCGTGGGGCGCCACCCCCTCCGCCCGCCAGCTCGCCTGGCACATGCGCGAACGCTACGCCTTCATCCATTTCTCGATCAACACCTTCACCGACCGCGAATGGGGCTACGGCGACGAGAGCCCGACGCTG contains:
- a CDS encoding glycoside hydrolase family 3 C-terminal domain-containing protein, producing MIPALLLLAQAADPVTAAIAAMSPEQKAAQLQSTAPADAQAGLPAYDWWNEGLHGLARNGHATVFPQAIGLAATWDVDLIERVGTVVSTEARAKFNAQPAGADRRIYQGLTIWSPNINIFRDPRWGRGQETYGEDPYLTGKLGVAFVQGLQGPDPLHPRVIATPKHLAVHSGPEAGRDGFDVDPSPRDLEATYLPAFRRVVTEGKALSLMCAYNSIHGVPACASSALMNDRIRGAWGFTGFTVSDCDAVSNIHAFHHYTLDAAGAAAAGIKGGTDLNCGTAYAALPQALAKGLVSQTEVDTALTRALRARQALGIAFGATSPWSRIKAAEVATPAHRATALEAGRKSIVLLQNNAGRLPLKPGARIAVIGADADDLGVLQGNYHGTARNPVTPLDGIRARFGPANVTYAQGSLLADGAAVVVPETALRSDGKPGLRGTYTANGAPLVRQDRRIDLDLNRAPPAPGFPATGYTAHWTGEFAPPGPGRYRLILDQSPCWKDCTVHDRARLTLGGKVLHDGDLPKGRVELMVDSDGSPQAIDLRLEHRSEDESFRLLWIPPAEPLLAQAVAAANAADVAVVVAGLSPDLEGEALSVQVPGFVGGDRTDIALPLPQQRLLDALKATGKPIVLVLTSGSAVSVDPASADAILANWYSGESGGAALADVLSGVVNPAGRLPVTLYKATTDLPAFVDYGMKERTYRYFTGTPLWGFGHGLSYTSFTYAQPRGATSVPAGANLTVETTLTNTGSRDGEEVVQAYLVPPAPAGRPGFTDPVLQRQLVGFQRIAVKRGRSAKVAFTLDPRSMSIVDRDGRRHVVPGAYRLYVGGGQPGDGAGQWFDFAVTGADMELPK
- a CDS encoding glycoside hydrolase family 125 protein translates to MSRRSDPLFQRTQEHATPLDRRHFLAATAALAASAATPAFAAPRLPTKRPAPADRRFTSPAVERELARVSSQIGDPKLRWMFGNCYPNTLDTTVKLTTLNGQPDAFVITGDIPCLWLRDSSAQVKPYLHLAKDAPELRRLFHGLIARQSRCILIDPYANAFMEDPTAKSNLEWSQADETLMKPGVAERKWEIDSLCYPMRLAHGYWRATGDATPFDGTWAQAARASIATFREQQRKNGPGPYSFRRTANQPTETLLWGHGAPTRPVGLIHSGFRPSDDACLYPFLIPSNLFAVTALRELAIVAGEARKDAALAQQAIDLAAEVDAALRQYGTMRLRDGREVWAYEVDGFGNALFMDDANVPSLSGLAYLGCVAPADPLWQRTQAAAWSDANPYFFKGTAGEGIGGPHVGLGQIWPMSLTIRALSSSDDATIRACLKTLRDTDGGTGFIHESFDQDDPAKFTRAWFAWANGLFGELIVHLARTRPALLKATL
- a CDS encoding GH92 family glycosyl hydrolase, producing MISRRTLLAGTAAVGLPLPAFAATPAPAKPNLFIGTGGHGHTYPGATLPSGMVQLSPDTDVERWDACSGYHRTDTSIMGFSHTHLSGTGIGDMLDVLVVPTRGPVQLLPGPLDNPDAGYRQRFSAEFAEPGYYRVALESGVRAELTVTERTGYHRYTFARGAGHILIDLSHLILDKTDQSPLITDASLTLDRDGTLTGSRTVHRWAKGRRIHFAMQLSRQPDRVAFYGDEDAEQPAGTRGVKGNRVKVVLHYDDAGAAPVLIRCGISAVDVAGARANLAAEATTWDFDAVRRAAQRRWTQELGAISVEGGTEDQRTILSSALYHALLAPTLFSDIDGRYVGLDRQIHNVPKGDAAYSSLSLWDTYRALHPLLTIVAPAKAQSIVADIIRQTQQSPYGPPVWPLQGVETGTMIGWHDVSVLAEAQAKGIRADYAAAWPGIAKRSFDFTAPDLDNSKGRDLYDAMGYVPADKWFESVSRTQEYAYDDWASAHLARAAGRTAEADRLLKRSGNWRNVIDGKAGFAKPKFANGQWWTPYDPIQLGHMPKPWWRDYTEANGWQATFLNQHDVYGLIAHMGGDAAFEGRLDALFTAPSTLPDNAPPDISGLVGQYAHGNEPNHHVAYLYAYTGAAWKTQAMIRRLCTEMYKNDPDGIIGNDDCGQMSAWFVLSSLGFYPVDPVEAVYVFGSPLFERATITLPAGKRLVIDAPGNRPDTPYVRSVLRNGRPWTKNWISHADLMQGGTLTFTVSATPVKSYGAAKPDRPPSRGRGAT